In one window of Danaus plexippus chromosome 7, MEX_DaPlex, whole genome shotgun sequence DNA:
- the LOC116770635 gene encoding neuroglobin-like, with product MGCKLSQLASSEFSHDPFEKPPPPSDPRSPLTAKQQYCMLASWKGVFRQVEKTGILLFVKLFEENEELLHLFEKFRELRTKEAIVSSAELAEHATQVMHTLDEGIKGLADMDSFFTYVRHVGGTHRQVPGFKAENFMKIEQPFLEAAKTTLGERYTPNIENIYKLTIRFILENLVKGYEEAGEENGTTQT from the exons ATGGGTTGTAAATTGTCTCAGCTAGCATCTTCCGAATTTTCCCACGATCCCTTCGAGAAACCTCCTCCTCCATCCGATCCACGGTCACCTCTCACTGCCAAGCAGCAGTACTGCATGCTGGCCTCTTGGAAGGGAGTGTTCCGACAGGTCGAGAAAACTGGCATTCTCTTGTTTGTTAA ATTGTTCGAAGAGAATGAAGAGCTTCTACATCTATTTGAAAAGTTCCGAGAGCTGCGCACCAAAGAAGCTATAGTCAGTTCTGCGGAACTGGCCGAGCACGCTACACAGGTGATGCACACACTAGACGAGGGCATCAAGGGGCTGGCGGATATGGACTCATTCTTCACTTACGTCAGACACGTGGGTGGCACGCATCGCCAGGTGCCCGGGTTTAAAGCAGAAAACTTTATG AAAATCGAGCAACCCTTCCTTGAAGCAGCCAAGACAACCTTGGGAGAGAGATATACCccgaatattgaaaatatatacaagttaACAATACGATTCATATTAGAGAATCTGGTCAAAGGTTACGAGGAGGCAGGGGAGGAAAACGGAACGACACAAACCTGA